Proteins co-encoded in one Vidua chalybeata isolate OUT-0048 chromosome 18, bVidCha1 merged haplotype, whole genome shotgun sequence genomic window:
- the PSMD9 gene encoding 26S proteasome non-ATPase regulatory subunit 9 isoform X2 has protein sequence MAEPGGGRPVTVSDVQQLVRRKDEIEAQIKACYELLEGQKGVGMHEPLVDAEGFPRSDIDLYQVRTARHNIICLQNDHKALMKQVEEALHKLHAREKEKHAKDEAEALAEAMSQSQSLPQAFAKVNTVTPGSPASVSGLQVDDEIVEFGSVNANNFQNLQNIATVVQHSEGRPLSVTVIRGGRRVHVGLTPKRWAGKGLLGCNIIPLQR, from the exons ATGGCGGAGCCCGGCGGGGGTCGCCCCGTCACCGTCAGCGatgtgcagcagctggtgcGGCGCAAGGACGAGATCGAGGCGCAGATCAAGGCGTGCTACGAGCTGCTGGAGGGG CAAAAAGGCGTCGGGATGCACGAGCCGCTGGTAGACGCCGAGGGTTTCCCCCGCTCGGACATCGACCTGTACCAAGTGCGCACCGCCCGGCACAACATCATCT GTTTGCAGAACGACCACAAGGCCCTGATGAAGCAGGTGGAGGAAGCTCTGCACAAGCTGCACGCCCGGGAGAAGGAGAAACACGCCAAGGATGAGGCAGAGGCCTTGGCCGAGGCCAtgagccagagccagagcctgcCCCAGGCCTTTGCCAAAGTGAACACCGTGACCCCGGGCTCTCCGGCCAGTGTCTCG GGACTTCAAGTTGATGATGAGATTGTGGAGTTTGGATCTGTCAATGCAAACAACTTCCAGAACCTGCAGAACATTGCCACGGTGGTGCAGCACAGCGAGGGG aGACCCCTGAGCGTGACTGTGATCCGTGGTGGCAGAAGGGTGCATGTGGGGCTGACTCCAAAGcgctgggcagggaagggcctCCTGGG CTGCAATATCATTCCTTTACAAAGATGA
- the HPD gene encoding 4-hydroxyphenylpyruvate dioxygenase isoform X1 produces the protein MGTDSHVWGSMAWDTLGRFKLCLNSDFPVTVLETSYTDKGEKPQRGRFIHFHSITFWVGNAKQAASYYCNKLGFEELAYRGLETGSREVVSHAIKQDKIVFVFSSALNPGNEEMGEHLVKHGDGVKDVAFEVEDCDFIVQKAKERGAVVVKEPWVEQDKFGKVKFAVIQTYGDTTHTLIEKLNYKGLFLPGYHPPLFKDPLLPKLPSTKLSFVDHVVGNQPDLQMVPVADWYQKNLLFHRFWSVDDKQLHTEFSALRSIVVTNYEETIKMPINEPAPGKKKSQIQEYIDYYGGAGVQHIALNTPDIISAITNLKQRGMQFMDVPSSYYQVLRERLKTAKIKVKENIDKLEELKILVDFDEKGYLLQIFTKPVQDRPTVFLEVIQRHNHQGFGAGNFKSLFEAIEMDQDARGNLTVLEPNGETKRM, from the exons ATGGGAACTGATTCACACGTCTGGGGCTCCATGGCATGGGACACCTTGGGAAGATTTAAGCTCTGCTTGAATTCGGATTTTCCAGTGACTGTGCTGGag ACGTCCTACACAGACAAGGGAGAAAAG CCCCAGCGAGGCCGCTTCATCCATTTCCACTCCATCACCTTCTGGGTCGGCAATGCCAAGCAG GCTGCATCCTACTACTGCAACAAGCTGGGGTTCGAGGAGCTGGCCTACCGGGGGCTGGAGACCGGCAGCAGGGAGGTGGTGTCACATGCCATCAAGCAGGACAAG ATCGTGTTTGTTTTCTCATCCGCTCTGAACCCAGGGAATGAGG AGATGGGGGAGCACCTGGTGAAGCACGGTGACGGGGTGAAGGACGTCGCCTTTGAAGTGGAGGACTGTGACTTCATCGTGCAG AAAGCCAAGGAGCGCGGTGCCGTGGTGGTGAAGGAGCCGTGGGTGGAGCAGGACAAATTTGGGAAGGTGAAGTTTGCAGTGATCCAGACG TACGGTGACACCACCCACACCTTGATAGAGAAGCTCAACTACAAGGGCCTGTTCCTCCCCGGGTACCACCCACCCCTCTTCAAGGACCCTCTGCTGCCCAAGCT ACCAAGCACTAAGCTCAGCTTTGTTGATCATGTTGTGGGGAACCAGCCTGACCTCCAGATGGTCCCAGTGGCAGACTG GTACCAGAAGAACCTGCTCTTCCACCGCTTCTGGTCAGTGGATGACAAGCAGCTGCACACCGAGTTCAGTGCCCTGCGCTCCATCGTGGTCACCAACTACGAGGAGACCATTAAGATGCCCATCAATGAGCCAGCACCTGGCAAGAAGAAATCCCAGATTCAG gaataTATTGATTACTACGGAGGGGCCGGAGTCCAGCACATTGCACTGAACACCCCCGACATCATCTCAGCA ATCACCAACCTCAAGCAGCGGGGCATGCAGTTCATGGATGTGCCCTCCAGCTACTACCAGGTGCTGCGGGAGAGGCTCAAAACTGCCAAAATCAAAGTGAAGGAGAACATTGACAAGCTGGAG gaactgaaaATCCTGGTGGATTTTGATGAAAAAGGCTACTTGCTCCAGATCTTCACCAAACCAGTTCAAGACAGACCCACGGTCTTTCTGGAGGTGATCCAGAGGCACAACCACCAG GGCTTCGGCGCCGGGAACTTCAAGTCTCTGTTTGAAGCCATAGAAATGGACCAGGATGCCAGAGGAAACCTGACTGTCCTGGAGCCCAACGGGGAGACCAAGCGGATGTAG
- the HPD gene encoding 4-hydroxyphenylpyruvate dioxygenase isoform X2 yields MTSYTDKGEKPQRGRFIHFHSITFWVGNAKQAASYYCNKLGFEELAYRGLETGSREVVSHAIKQDKIVFVFSSALNPGNEEMGEHLVKHGDGVKDVAFEVEDCDFIVQKAKERGAVVVKEPWVEQDKFGKVKFAVIQTYGDTTHTLIEKLNYKGLFLPGYHPPLFKDPLLPKLPSTKLSFVDHVVGNQPDLQMVPVADWYQKNLLFHRFWSVDDKQLHTEFSALRSIVVTNYEETIKMPINEPAPGKKKSQIQEYIDYYGGAGVQHIALNTPDIISAITNLKQRGMQFMDVPSSYYQVLRERLKTAKIKVKENIDKLEELKILVDFDEKGYLLQIFTKPVQDRPTVFLEVIQRHNHQGFGAGNFKSLFEAIEMDQDARGNLTVLEPNGETKRM; encoded by the exons ATG ACGTCCTACACAGACAAGGGAGAAAAG CCCCAGCGAGGCCGCTTCATCCATTTCCACTCCATCACCTTCTGGGTCGGCAATGCCAAGCAG GCTGCATCCTACTACTGCAACAAGCTGGGGTTCGAGGAGCTGGCCTACCGGGGGCTGGAGACCGGCAGCAGGGAGGTGGTGTCACATGCCATCAAGCAGGACAAG ATCGTGTTTGTTTTCTCATCCGCTCTGAACCCAGGGAATGAGG AGATGGGGGAGCACCTGGTGAAGCACGGTGACGGGGTGAAGGACGTCGCCTTTGAAGTGGAGGACTGTGACTTCATCGTGCAG AAAGCCAAGGAGCGCGGTGCCGTGGTGGTGAAGGAGCCGTGGGTGGAGCAGGACAAATTTGGGAAGGTGAAGTTTGCAGTGATCCAGACG TACGGTGACACCACCCACACCTTGATAGAGAAGCTCAACTACAAGGGCCTGTTCCTCCCCGGGTACCACCCACCCCTCTTCAAGGACCCTCTGCTGCCCAAGCT ACCAAGCACTAAGCTCAGCTTTGTTGATCATGTTGTGGGGAACCAGCCTGACCTCCAGATGGTCCCAGTGGCAGACTG GTACCAGAAGAACCTGCTCTTCCACCGCTTCTGGTCAGTGGATGACAAGCAGCTGCACACCGAGTTCAGTGCCCTGCGCTCCATCGTGGTCACCAACTACGAGGAGACCATTAAGATGCCCATCAATGAGCCAGCACCTGGCAAGAAGAAATCCCAGATTCAG gaataTATTGATTACTACGGAGGGGCCGGAGTCCAGCACATTGCACTGAACACCCCCGACATCATCTCAGCA ATCACCAACCTCAAGCAGCGGGGCATGCAGTTCATGGATGTGCCCTCCAGCTACTACCAGGTGCTGCGGGAGAGGCTCAAAACTGCCAAAATCAAAGTGAAGGAGAACATTGACAAGCTGGAG gaactgaaaATCCTGGTGGATTTTGATGAAAAAGGCTACTTGCTCCAGATCTTCACCAAACCAGTTCAAGACAGACCCACGGTCTTTCTGGAGGTGATCCAGAGGCACAACCACCAG GGCTTCGGCGCCGGGAACTTCAAGTCTCTGTTTGAAGCCATAGAAATGGACCAGGATGCCAGAGGAAACCTGACTGTCCTGGAGCCCAACGGGGAGACCAAGCGGATGTAG
- the PSMD9 gene encoding 26S proteasome non-ATPase regulatory subunit 9 isoform X1, with product MPAAQQRAAAAVTQLCHPAIATAVSPRCHPRTVPAGPAPGPAPRPSRLPSGRGHGGARRGSPRHRQRCAAAGAAQGRDRGADQGVLRAAGGAKRRRDARAAGRRRGFPPLGHRPVPSLQNDHKALMKQVEEALHKLHAREKEKHAKDEAEALAEAMSQSQSLPQAFAKVNTVTPGSPASVSGLQVDDEIVEFGSVNANNFQNLQNIATVVQHSEGRPLSVTVIRGGRRVHVGLTPKRWAGKGLLGCNIIPLQR from the exons ATGCCGGCGGCACAGCAGCGTGCCGCAGCGGCAGTGACGCAGCTGTGCCACCCCGCTATTGCCACCGCCGTGTCGCCGCGGTGTCACCCCCGCACGGTCcccgctggccccgcccccggccccgccccgcgcccgtCCCGGCTCCCGTCCGGCCGCGGCCATGGCGGAGCCCGGCGGGGGTCGCCCCGTCACCGTCAGCGatgtgcagcagctggtgcGGCGCAAGGACGAGATCGAGGCGCAGATCAAGGCGTGCTACGAGCTGCTGGAGGGG CAAAAAGGCGTCGGGATGCACGAGCCGCTGGTAGACGCCGAGGGTTTCCCCCGCTCGGACATCGACCTGTACCAA GTTTGCAGAACGACCACAAGGCCCTGATGAAGCAGGTGGAGGAAGCTCTGCACAAGCTGCACGCCCGGGAGAAGGAGAAACACGCCAAGGATGAGGCAGAGGCCTTGGCCGAGGCCAtgagccagagccagagcctgcCCCAGGCCTTTGCCAAAGTGAACACCGTGACCCCGGGCTCTCCGGCCAGTGTCTCG GGACTTCAAGTTGATGATGAGATTGTGGAGTTTGGATCTGTCAATGCAAACAACTTCCAGAACCTGCAGAACATTGCCACGGTGGTGCAGCACAGCGAGGGG aGACCCCTGAGCGTGACTGTGATCCGTGGTGGCAGAAGGGTGCATGTGGGGCTGACTCCAAAGcgctgggcagggaagggcctCCTGGG CTGCAATATCATTCCTTTACAAAGATGA